A window of Infirmifilum lucidum contains these coding sequences:
- a CDS encoding succinate--CoA ligase subunit beta, which yields MIPYEFEVKEIVKSKGVRVEPYCIVASNSNTALEECLSEISPPYVVKAQVRGWGRAKAGLVKFAEDREEARRGVAELFARTFGGAPIRYVMVSKRLGILRELYLSVMVNYAPPYILLLASRSGGVEVEEQASRDGVLRIKIDPFEGVRDYMVRYISKFLDVPLDPLRGILEGLYSAIWDYNLHLLELNPLAVTENGIIALDAKAIVDDDALEQNPRLGEIRSRYESELTDEEALARKMGFSVVLLNGDTAVIGNGAGLTMATLDALVSLGGSPGLFLDLGGGASAERVKAAMSLVLGKLSIKRVLVNILGGITRCDEVAKGVVEALKESGRRDMKIVFRLSGFREEEGRRILEDYGIRAFKSFEDAVREVVR from the coding sequence GTGATACCGTACGAGTTCGAGGTAAAGGAGATTGTTAAGAGCAAGGGAGTGCGTGTCGAGCCCTACTGTATTGTGGCTAGTAACAGCAACACGGCACTTGAAGAGTGCCTCTCCGAGATCAGCCCCCCGTATGTCGTAAAAGCCCAGGTGAGAGGCTGGGGACGGGCTAAAGCCGGCCTGGTGAAGTTCGCAGAAGACCGAGAGGAGGCTAGGAGAGGGGTAGCAGAGCTCTTTGCCAGGACATTCGGCGGAGCTCCCATAAGGTATGTGATGGTCTCGAAGCGCTTGGGGATCTTGAGGGAGCTCTATCTTTCAGTAATGGTGAACTATGCTCCTCCATATATACTACTCCTCGCATCGAGGAGTGGCGGCGTTGAAGTGGAGGAACAGGCTTCTAGAGACGGGGTCTTGAGGATTAAGATAGATCCATTCGAAGGAGTTAGGGATTACATGGTGCGTTACATTTCTAAGTTCCTCGACGTGCCCCTAGACCCCCTGCGAGGAATACTAGAGGGGTTGTATTCGGCTATTTGGGACTACAATCTCCACTTGCTGGAGCTTAACCCCTTGGCGGTTACGGAGAACGGTATTATAGCCCTGGACGCTAAGGCAATAGTAGACGATGATGCCTTGGAGCAGAACCCACGCCTGGGTGAGATAAGATCACGCTATGAGTCTGAGCTCACCGATGAGGAGGCATTAGCCAGGAAGATGGGTTTCTCAGTAGTCCTCCTGAACGGCGATACTGCTGTCATTGGAAACGGCGCAGGCTTAACAATGGCCACGCTCGACGCTCTCGTGTCCCTGGGTGGTAGCCCAGGGCTGTTCCTGGATCTCGGGGGTGGCGCCAGTGCAGAGCGCGTGAAGGCAGCCATGTCACTTGTCCTCGGCAAGCTGAGTATAAAGCGCGTACTGGTGAACATCCTAGGCGGCATTACCCGTTGCGACGAGGTTGCTAAGGGGGTTGTAGAGGCTCTTAAGGAGTCTGGAAGGAGAGACATGAAGATAGTCTTCCGGTTATCAGGATTTAGGGAGGAAGAGGGGAGGAGGATACTCGAGGATTACGGAATTAGAGCCTTTAAGAGTTTCGAAGACGCAGTAAGAGAGGTGGTGAGGTAA
- a CDS encoding MBL fold metallo-hydrolase, with amino-acid sequence MKVKLLGAAQEVGRSGILLTLEDGKKVLLDYGVSLEGEEPQFPLPVKPRELSLVALSHAHLDHSGALPLLYVSSSPPLLTTPLTLSLSDLLIRDFLKLSKYYIPYEYSEVKNMMENSLLRGYSETYDLGGVSVTLLDAGHIPGSAMISIDTGSYTVVYTGDYALHDTCLLRMGDKSALSRADLVITESTYAEFDHPPRDWVEREFIETVTEIVEDGGTVLIPSFAVGRAQEILCVLAKYNFPHKVYIDGMARAANDLILEDSHMLRDPGLFEKAVSMVSKVRDWDDRKKAVEEPSVIVSPAGMLHGGPSEYYMEKIMEKEKNAVIFVSFAIPETPARQVLETGIFASPTKKGMVKARIEWFDFSAHCGRSELVESIKISKNSAKFLLVHGEAEAEKTLAKHVEEYGRTALVPGLGEEVEVEL; translated from the coding sequence ATGAAGGTTAAACTATTAGGAGCAGCACAAGAGGTTGGGCGGTCAGGGATACTCCTAACGCTCGAAGACGGGAAGAAAGTACTGCTAGATTACGGTGTCAGCCTAGAGGGGGAAGAGCCGCAGTTCCCGTTGCCAGTTAAACCGAGAGAACTTAGCCTTGTGGCTCTCTCACATGCACATCTCGACCACAGCGGTGCACTTCCATTGCTCTATGTATCCAGCTCTCCGCCATTACTGACGACGCCGCTCACTCTAAGCCTCTCAGACCTTCTGATAAGAGATTTCCTTAAACTGTCGAAATATTACATACCCTACGAGTACTCGGAAGTCAAGAACATGATGGAGAACTCTCTACTCAGGGGGTATAGCGAGACATATGACCTAGGAGGGGTGTCTGTCACCCTGCTCGACGCTGGACACATACCTGGGAGCGCGATGATTAGCATAGACACGGGGAGCTACACGGTAGTGTACACTGGGGACTATGCGTTGCACGATACATGCCTTCTGAGGATGGGAGACAAGTCAGCCCTTTCGAGGGCAGATCTCGTGATAACTGAGTCTACGTATGCAGAGTTCGACCATCCTCCTAGGGATTGGGTGGAGCGAGAGTTTATCGAGACTGTTACAGAGATCGTGGAAGACGGTGGGACAGTTCTCATACCCTCCTTTGCCGTGGGGAGAGCCCAGGAAATACTCTGCGTCCTGGCTAAGTACAACTTCCCGCACAAAGTCTACATCGACGGGATGGCGAGAGCAGCGAATGACCTCATACTGGAAGACAGCCACATGCTCAGGGATCCTGGGCTCTTCGAGAAAGCTGTGAGCATGGTGTCCAAGGTGAGAGACTGGGATGACCGCAAGAAAGCAGTTGAGGAGCCCTCAGTCATAGTCTCGCCGGCCGGTATGTTGCATGGAGGCCCCAGTGAGTATTACATGGAGAAGATAATGGAGAAAGAGAAGAATGCGGTGATATTTGTTAGCTTCGCCATACCGGAGACTCCTGCGAGACAAGTCTTGGAAACGGGTATTTTCGCATCCCCTACAAAGAAAGGCATGGTAAAGGCTAGAATCGAGTGGTTCGACTTCTCGGCCCACTGCGGCAGGAGCGAGCTAGTAGAGTCGATAAAGATCTCAAAGAATAGTGCGAAGTTCTTGCTTGTTCACGGTGAGGCTGAAGCCGAAAAAACACTGGCAAAACATGTTGAGGAGTATGGTCGGACAGCACTTGTGCCAGGGCTAGGCGAGGAGGTTGAGGTAGAGTTATAA
- the hsp20 gene encoding archaeal heat shock protein Hsp20: MSEFEEWFKRVRKLMDEFDKMFEEIAREPFIEGRRGARVVGPYYYGFSVEIGPDGVPKVREWGNIRPGPVKPVIRDTIEPFTDIFDEGDYYRIVVDIPGVDKEQINIEATENSLTISTSGERRYYKEVTFRDPIKPETAKAQYKNGVLTITVEKKIKKEKEKGVRIKVE, translated from the coding sequence ATGAGTGAGTTCGAGGAGTGGTTTAAACGTGTTAGGAAGCTGATGGATGAGTTCGATAAAATGTTCGAGGAAATAGCGCGCGAACCCTTCATAGAGGGGCGTAGAGGCGCTCGCGTGGTAGGCCCTTACTACTACGGTTTTTCCGTTGAAATAGGCCCTGACGGTGTTCCTAAAGTTAGGGAGTGGGGGAACATTAGGCCTGGCCCTGTCAAACCGGTAATAAGAGACACTATAGAGCCCTTCACTGATATCTTCGATGAGGGAGACTACTACCGCATTGTTGTAGATATCCCTGGTGTTGATAAGGAGCAGATAAACATTGAAGCTACAGAGAATTCACTAACTATCTCTACGAGCGGAGAGAGAAGGTATTACAAGGAGGTGACGTTCAGAGATCCTATTAAGCCCGAGACTGCCAAAGCGCAATACAAGAATGGCGTATTAACAATTACAGTTGAGAAGAAGATCAAGAAGGAGAAGGAGAAAGGCGTCAGGATCAAGGTCGAGTAG
- a CDS encoding 30S ribosomal protein S24e, with the protein MSQSTLKIISERVNRMVPRREIIVEIEHWGGGTPTRQQIVETVRNILNLPSSDVVVVRKILTSYGACVTRAYIHVYDSESRARAFEPKYILKRNGLVQEQQQQG; encoded by the coding sequence ATGTCTCAGAGTACGCTAAAGATAATCAGCGAGAGAGTAAACAGAATGGTGCCTAGAAGGGAGATAATTGTGGAGATAGAACACTGGGGTGGGGGTACTCCGACAAGACAACAGATTGTAGAGACGGTCAGGAATATCCTAAACTTGCCCAGCTCTGATGTTGTTGTCGTGCGCAAGATACTTACGAGCTACGGTGCGTGCGTCACGAGGGCATACATACACGTGTACGATTCCGAGAGCAGGGCCAGAGCCTTCGAGCCGAAGTACATACTCAAGAGAAACGGCCTGGTACAGGAGCAACAGCAGCAAGGGTGA
- a CDS encoding 30S ribosomal protein S27ae → MAEVHKLYEYDYKTGTIRLKNKKCPRCGSIMAHHLKPVERWACGKCGYTEFVQ, encoded by the coding sequence ATGGCAGAAGTTCACAAGCTGTACGAGTACGACTACAAAACCGGGACTATAAGGCTAAAGAACAAGAAGTGTCCCCGGTGCGGCTCTATAATGGCCCACCACCTCAAACCCGTCGAGCGCTGGGCTTGCGGTAAGTGCGGGTATACAGAGTTCGTTCAATAG
- the kae1 gene encoding KEOPS complex N(6)-L-threonylcarbamoyladenine synthase Kae1 codes for MVVVLGIESTAHTFGVGIATEHGNILANANRTYVPPSGGIKPSEAAEHHSRVAAAVLRQALQEAGLGIGDVDAIAVALGPGMGPCLRVGATLARYLALKFNKPLVPVNHAVAHIEVALLSTGMRDPVVVYVAGGNTIITAFNEGRYRIFGETLDIPLGNCLDAFAREAGLGFPGVPKVEELARRGSRYIEMPYVVKGQDLSYSGLLTYTIKLYREGKYPLEDICFSLVETAYSMLVEVTERALAHTGKREVVLTGGVARSEILASKLELMARARGASFARVLGELAGDNGAMIAYTGALAYSGGVTINVEDSRIKPMWRLDEVDIPWRR; via the coding sequence ATGGTAGTTGTTCTCGGTATCGAGTCTACGGCGCACACTTTCGGTGTCGGTATAGCCACGGAACACGGGAATATTCTGGCCAATGCTAACAGAACTTACGTCCCACCGAGCGGGGGTATAAAGCCCAGTGAGGCTGCAGAGCACCATAGCCGAGTGGCCGCCGCCGTTCTCAGGCAGGCCTTGCAGGAGGCAGGCCTAGGCATCGGCGATGTGGATGCTATTGCCGTAGCTCTAGGGCCAGGCATGGGCCCCTGCTTGAGAGTGGGTGCGACCCTTGCAAGGTACCTTGCTCTGAAATTTAACAAGCCACTAGTCCCCGTTAACCATGCAGTCGCGCACATCGAGGTAGCGTTACTGTCAACGGGCATGAGGGATCCAGTAGTAGTATACGTAGCCGGAGGGAACACTATTATCACGGCATTCAACGAAGGGAGGTATAGGATTTTCGGAGAGACGCTAGACATCCCCCTCGGGAACTGTCTCGACGCGTTCGCGAGGGAGGCAGGCCTAGGGTTCCCAGGCGTGCCTAAGGTGGAGGAGCTTGCAAGGCGAGGCTCGAGGTACATTGAGATGCCTTACGTTGTAAAAGGCCAGGATTTATCCTATAGCGGGTTGCTAACCTACACCATTAAGCTCTATAGAGAGGGGAAGTACCCGCTGGAGGACATATGTTTCAGCCTTGTCGAAACAGCGTACTCCATGTTAGTGGAGGTTACAGAGCGCGCCCTCGCCCACACGGGGAAGCGGGAGGTCGTCTTAACCGGTGGAGTTGCCAGGAGCGAGATTTTGGCGAGTAAGCTAGAGCTTATGGCGAGAGCCAGGGGGGCTAGCTTCGCTAGAGTTCTCGGAGAGCTTGCGGGGGACAACGGCGCCATGATTGCCTACACTGGAGCCCTAGCGTACTCTGGCGGGGTCACGATAAACGTGGAGGATAGCAGGATAAAGCCCATGTGGCGTCTGGACGAGGTAGACATCCCATGGAGGAGGTGA
- a CDS encoding Kae1-associated kinase Bud32, whose product MEEVIRYLRELLGLENAAVIAVGAEAVLVKGDISGEAVIVKYRLEKSYRHPLLDAHLRMGRTNLEARLLAKAGMLGINVPHVIYIDAQRGILVTSFIRGRRLKEVLDEGADGAMVSELLRQAGFIVAKLHTNGIIHGDLTTSNFIVCDGELWLIDFGLGFFSQRDEDRGTDIHLFYRVLESTHPLIAQQLLKYFLEGYRVAAGEEFTKRVLDRVYDIRLRGRYVSIRRKSL is encoded by the coding sequence ATGGAGGAGGTGATTCGCTATCTACGGGAACTGCTAGGCCTGGAAAATGCGGCAGTCATTGCCGTGGGCGCTGAAGCAGTACTTGTGAAGGGAGATATTTCTGGCGAGGCTGTCATAGTGAAGTACAGGCTAGAGAAGAGTTACCGCCATCCCTTGCTTGACGCTCACCTTCGAATGGGCAGGACTAACCTCGAAGCGCGGCTACTTGCAAAGGCAGGAATGTTGGGCATTAACGTCCCACATGTGATTTATATTGACGCTCAGAGAGGAATTCTCGTAACTAGCTTCATCAGAGGTAGGAGACTGAAGGAGGTTCTAGACGAGGGAGCCGACGGGGCGATGGTTAGTGAATTGCTGAGGCAGGCCGGGTTCATCGTTGCGAAGCTTCACACCAATGGAATCATTCACGGCGATTTGACTACGAGTAACTTTATAGTGTGCGACGGAGAGCTGTGGCTGATAGACTTCGGGCTAGGGTTCTTTTCGCAGCGCGACGAGGACAGGGGGACAGACATCCACCTGTTCTACAGAGTTTTAGAGAGCACGCACCCACTAATCGCGCAACAGTTGTTGAAGTACTTCCTTGAGGGCTACCGAGTAGCTGCAGGCGAAGAATTCACAAAGCGAGTCCTCGACAGAGTATACGACATAAGGCTTAGAGGACGCTACGTGTCCATTAGGCGGAAGAGCCTGTAA
- a CDS encoding serine protein kinase RIO: MRERRLERDSELRKVLEDVFDYRTVMAVYRLMNRGILAKLYGTVSTGKEARVYWGKTPKGEDVAVKIYLVWTSEFRKSRLKYILGDPRFENAPRDPIGFVNTWCRKEFRNLKRAYSVGLPVPRPIAFEENILVMEFVGGNGSPYPLLKDSPPSNPEKVLDVLRSFIRRLYQEAGLVHADLSEYNVMIKEGDEVIVIDFGSAVLKSHPNALEFLRNDIRNVYRYFREIGLDPGDPEEFFEEVTGSSA; this comes from the coding sequence ATGAGAGAAAGAAGACTAGAGAGGGACTCTGAGTTAAGAAAGGTTCTCGAGGACGTATTCGACTATAGAACTGTTATGGCCGTATATAGGCTGATGAACAGGGGGATTCTTGCTAAGCTGTACGGTACTGTTTCCACGGGTAAGGAGGCCCGCGTATATTGGGGGAAGACCCCTAAAGGGGAAGACGTTGCAGTGAAAATATATCTTGTCTGGACGTCGGAGTTCAGGAAGAGTAGGCTAAAATATATTCTAGGCGACCCCCGCTTTGAGAACGCGCCGCGCGACCCAATAGGATTTGTGAATACTTGGTGCAGGAAGGAGTTCCGCAATTTAAAGCGCGCCTATTCGGTGGGCCTTCCGGTTCCTAGGCCAATAGCCTTCGAAGAGAACATTCTAGTCATGGAATTCGTTGGAGGCAACGGCTCGCCCTACCCCCTACTCAAGGATAGCCCGCCAAGCAACCCCGAAAAAGTGCTAGATGTTCTAAGGAGTTTCATACGTAGACTTTACCAGGAAGCCGGGCTGGTACACGCAGATTTATCTGAGTATAATGTAATGATTAAGGAGGGGGATGAGGTTATCGTGATAGATTTCGGCTCAGCAGTCCTGAAGTCGCATCCAAATGCGCTAGAATTCCTGCGTAACGACATTCGCAACGTGTACCGTTACTTCAGAGAGATAGGCCTTGATCCAGGAGATCCAGAGGAGTTCTTTGAGGAGGTTACAGGCTCTTCCGCCTAA